Sequence from the Actinomyces slackii genome:
GGTGCGCCGGGCGCGGTCCAGCAGGCGCGAGACCGTGGAGCGCGAGACTCCCAGGTGATGGGCGATGACCTCCATGGTCTCGCCCTGGAGGTAGTACAGGGAGGCGGCCTCATAGGCCCGTTGCGCGACCCCCGAGTCCTCACTCCCGCGGTCCAGGGCCGCGGTGGGCTCGATGACCATGTTCCTCCCCTCACACATCAGTTCTGCACGTTCGTGCAGACGGCTTGATCATTCTTCCACACAGGAGAACAGTTGCGCATATCAGCGCCAGCCAGCCGCACAGGAGCGACCATGCCAAGCCCGCAGACCTCCACCAGCACTCTATCCCCCGGCACCCGCGGAACCGCGCTCAACGCCCCCCAGCGCACCTCAGCACTGGAGGCCATGGCAAGCGATGAGGGCCTGGACGTCCTCGTCGTCGGCGGAGGCGTGACCGGCGCCGGCATCGCCCTGGACGCCGCATCCCGCGGCCTGCGCACCGGTATCGTCGAGATGGGCGACTGGGCGGCGGGCACCTCCTCCTACTCCTCCAAGCTCGTCCACGGCGGGCTGCGCTACCTCTACCAGCTCAACTTCGCCCTGGTGCACGAGGCCCTGACCGAGCGCGGCCGCCTGCTGACCACCACCGCCCCCCACCTGGTCAAGGCCCAGCCCTTCCTATGGCCGCTCAAGCACCACTACGAGCGCAGCTACTCCGCCGTGGGAGTGGGCATGTACGACGCCCTGGCCCTGGCCGGCGCCCGCGGGCACAAGACCGTCCCCATCCAGCAGCACCTGGGCAAGAAGGGCACCTCCGCCCTGGCCCCCGCCCTGGACGTCACCGACCTGGCCGGGGCGATCCGCTTCTACGACGCCCGCGTGGACGACTCGCGCCTGGTCATCGACCTGGTGCGCACCGCAGTGGGCCTGGGCGCCCATGCCGCCAACCGCACCAGGGTGACCGGCTTCCTGAAGAACGAGCGCGGCCACGTCACCGGCGCCTCGGTCACCGACCTGGCCACCGGCCGTCAGCTGGAGATCCGCGCCACGCGCACCATCAACGCCACCGGCGTGTGGACCGAGGAGACCCAGGACCTGGCCACCGAGGCCGGGGGCCTGAAGGTCCTGGCCTCCAAGGGCATCCACATCGTCGTGCCCCGCCAGGCCATCGACGCCGAGACCGGCATCTTCCTGCGCACCGAGAAGTCCGTCCTGTTCATCATCCCCTGGCCCGACTACTGGGTCATCGGCACCACGGACACCCCCTGGGACCAGGACGTGGCCAAGCCCGTGGCCACCAGCGCCGACGTCGACTACGTCCTGGACCACGCCAACTCCGTGCTGACCCGCCCCATCGGGCGCGAGGACATCATCGGGGTCTACGCGGGCCTGCGCCCCCTGCTCCAGCCGCGCCTCAAGCCCGGCGCCAAGGCCGCCTCCACCAAGGTCTCCCGGGAGCACACCGTCACCCGCCTGGCCCCGGGCCTGACCGCGATCGCCGGGGGCAAGCTGACCACCTACCGGGTCATGGCGGTCGACGCCGTCGACCACGCCCTGGGCGAGAGCCTGGCCCGCTCCCACCCCTCGGCCACCGCCGACCTGCCCCTGGTGGGGGCCGAGGGCTACCACGAGCTGGCCGCGCGGGCCGGTGACATCGCCCGGGCGCGCGACTGGACCCTGGCCCGGGTCACCCACCTCCTGGACCGCTACGGCTCGGAGACGCCCGAGCTGCTGGCCGCCATCGACGCCGACCCCTCCCTGGGCGAGGCGCTGGGAGAGGCCCCCGAGTACCTGCGCGTCGAGGTCGCCTGGGCGGTGACCCATGAGGGCGCCGAGTCCCTGGAGGACGTCCTGACCCGGCGCGTGCGCCTGGACCTGTCGCGGCGCGACCGCGGCCTGGGGGCGGCCGAGGAGATCTGCGCGATCATGGCCCCCCTGCTGGGCTGGGACGATGCGGAGATCGCGGCCCAGAGAACGGCCTACGCCAAGCGCGTGGCGGATATGGCCGCCGCCGAGGCCGAGGCCACCGACGCCGCCGCCGTCGCTCACGTGGAGCGGCCCATCTAAGACCCGCCCGGTGGGATAGGCTCTGCGCCGGCCCGCCGGGCGCACCGGGCGCTCATCGCCCCCTTGCCCGAGGCTCAGCCTCAACACCTCACGCCCGGGCCCCAGGCCCCCCACACGCACGACGACGTGCAGAAAGCGAGTTGTCCATGGCTCCATCACTGGCTCAGATCCTCGTCTCGGAGGTCTTCGGGACCTTCCTGCTCATCCTGCTGGGCTGCGGAGTCGTGGCAGGCGTCGTCCTGCCCGCCTCGAAGTCCAAGGACAGCGGGTGGATCGTCATCACCCTGGGCTGGGGCCTGGCCGTGTTCGTGGGCGTCTACGCCGCCTATGCCACGGGGGCCCACCTCAACCCCGCCGTGACCGTGGGCCTGGCGGTGGCCGGCCGCGATCTGGCGGAGGGCGTGCCCGCCTCGGGCGGGGCCATTGCCACCTACCTGGCGGCGCAGATGCTCGGCGCCTTCCTGGGTGCGACCGCGGTGTGGCTGACCTACAAGAAGCAGTTCGACCAGGAGGCGGAGCCGGCCGCCAAGCTCGGCGTGTTCTCCACCGGTCCCACCGTGCGCTCCTACGGCTGGAACCTCGTCACCGAGGCCTTCGCCACCTTCGTGCTGGTCGGCTGGGTCCTCTTCTCGGGCAAGACCCCCTCCCAGCTCGGCCCGCTGGCCGTGGCCCTGGTGGTGGTGGCCATCGGCCTGAGCCTGGGAGGCCCCACCGGCTACGCCATCAACCCGGCCCGCGACCTGGGGCCGCGCATCGCCCACGCCGTCCTGCCGATTCCCGGCAAGGGCGGCTCCGACTGGGGCTACTCCTGGGTTCCTGTGGCCGGGCCGCTCCTGGGCGCCGTCGCCGCCGGACTCATCGTCCCCAACCTGGCGGGCCTGTTCTGAGCGCATCCGCGCCCGGGCCCTGCCCGCCCCCTACGACCGCCCTCACGACGCCGTGAAAGGACACAACCATGACCGACAAGAAGTACGTCCTGTCCATCGACCAGGGAACCACCTCATCGCGAGCCATCCTCTTCGACCACTCCGGGACGATCATCGCGGTCGATCAGAAGGAGCATGAGCAGATCTTCCCGCGCGCCGGCTGGGTGGAGCACGACCCGAAGGAGATCTGGGACAACACCCGTGCCGTGGTGGCCGGGGTGCTGTCCAAGGCGGAGATCAACCGCCACGAGATCGCCGCGGTGGGCATCACCAATCAGCGCGAGAGCGCGGTGGTGTGGGACAAGACCACCGGCGAGCCCGTGTACAACGTCATCGTCTGGCAGGACACCCGCACCCAGGCCATCTGCGACCGCCTGGCGGGGGACGAGGGCCCCGACAAGTACAAGGACCGTGTGGGCCTGGGCCTGGCCACCTACTTCTCCGGCCCCAAGGTGACCTGGATCCTGGAGAACGTCGAGGGCGCCCGCGAGCGCGCCGAGGCGGGCGACCTGCTCATGGGGACCATGGACACCTGGGTGCTGTGGAACCTGACCGGCGGGGTGTCCGGAGGCGTTCACGCCACCGATGTCACCAATGCCTCGCGCACGATGCTCATGAACATCGACACCCTGGACTGGAACGAGGAGATCTGCGCGGATATGGGCATCCCCATGTCCATGCTCCCCGAGATCAAGCCCTCGGCCGGGGAGTTCGGCAGGGGCCGCAAGAACGGCCTGCTCGTGGACACCCCGATCTCCGGCATCCTGGGCGACCAGCAGGCGGCGACCTTCGGGCAGGCCTGCTTCGAGGTGGGACAGGCCAAGAACACCTACGGCACCGGCTGCTTCATGCTCATGAACACCGGCACTACGCCGGTGCGCAGTGACAACGGCCTGCTGACCACCGTGTGCTACCAGATCGGGGATGAGCCCGCCGTCTACGCCCTGGAGGGCTCCATCGCGGTTGCCGGCTCCCTGGTGCAGTGGCTGCGCGACAACCTGGGGATCATCACCGATTCCAAGGACATCGAGGCGCTGGCCGCCTCGGTGGATGACAACGGCGGGGCCTACTTCGTGCCCGCCTTCTCCGGCCTGTTCGCCCCGCACTGGCGGCCCGATGCCCGCGGCGCCCTGGTGGGGCTGACCCGCTACGTCAACAAGGGCCACATCGCCCGGGCGGTCGAGGAGTCCACCGCCTTCCAGACCCGCGAGGTCCTGGAGGCCATGAACGCCGACTCCGGTCAGGCCCTGACCGAGCTCAAGGTCGACGGCGGCATGACGCGCGATGAGCTGCTCATGCAGTTCCAGGCCGACCAGGTCGGCGTGCCGGTGGTGCGCCCCCAGGTCACCGAGACCACGGCCCTGGGCGCCGCCTACGCGGCGGGCATCGCGGTGGGCTTCTGGTCGGGGACCCAGGACGTCATCGACAACTGGGCCGAGGGCAAGCGCTGGCAGCCGGCCATGGATGAGGCCGAGCGCGATCGCCTCTTCCGCAACTGGAACAAGGCCGTGGCCCGCACCCTGGACTGGGTGGACGACGACGTCGTGGAGTGAGCCCGGCTCTGATCCGCCCCCATCTCGGCCTCCCCGGAGGGCACCCGGCGCCATGGTGCCCTCCGGGGAGTCTGCTATCCGTGCGTCTCACTGCGGCCAGCGCGGCCAGCGCAGCCGGCGCGGCCGGCGCCCGCCTCAGGACAGGGACAGCGCCCAGCTGAGCAGGCCGCCGATGGCCAGGTAGGGGCCGAAGGCGATGGAGTCCTTCCGGCCTGCCCGTCCCAGGGCCAGGAGCCCCAGCGCCGCGAGCCCGCCCAGGACGAAGCCCAGCATGAGGGCCGTGACCAGGGACCAGGCGGAGGCGTGGCCCAGCCACAGTCCCAGGACGCCGATGAGCTTGGCATCGCCCAGGCCCATCCCCGTGGGCAGGAGGCACAGGACCACCATGACCGCCATCCCGGCGCATGCTGTTCCCAGGGCGGTCCCGGCGGGCCTCAGCGCCTGGCTCCACGACTCGCCCGTGGCCAGGGCCCAGGCGCATCGGATGAGGATCGTGCCCGCCAGCCACAGGGCCGCCCAGCCCAGCAGGCGGTTGGGCAGCCGGTGGCTGAGGGCATCGACGCTGCAGGCCACGGCCAGGATCGTCACGGTCGGCAGCGCGACGGCGGTTGAGGCGATCGCATCGAGGCGCCAGCCCCACCAGGCCGTGATGGCGCAGCACGCGCCTGCCAGCAGGCCCTGGGTCAGGGGGCTGAGCAGCCCGAGGCGGCGGATCCGCATGCCGCCCTGGCGCGAGACCAGCTCGCCCAGGTAGGCCCGGGCGAAGCCCGATAGCGGCCCGGCGGCTCCAAGCACGCAGGCTGTGGCGATGGCGAGCAGAAGGGCGGCGTCAGTCATGGCAGTGGTCGTGTCGCATGGCCGGGTGCGGCTGTCTCAGGGCCCGTGCCGGCAGGCCCCGGCGCTGCGGCCCGGGCTCAGGCATCCACCACGGGGATATCGGTCAGGCGCGCGGACAGGGCCCGGCCGTGGGCATTGTCCCCGCCGGGCAGGTCCAGGATCACGGTGTCCTGGCCCGTGTCCCGCCAGATCACGGGCACTCGCCAGGGCTCCTCGCCCGGCTCCAGCGGGGGCTTGGCGCTGTTGGACAGCACCCACCGCCCGCTGGTGGGGGCCGCGTAGTCGGCGGTGAGGTGGCGCTGCTCGCCGTCGATCAGGGTCAGGTTGTAGACGCCCTGGGACAGGGTGCGCCAGCGCAGGGTCTGCCACACCGGGGGCAGCATGAAGGCACCCACCTGCCAGTCGACCCTCTGGGGGCAGGACAGTTCCAGGACCCCCACGAGGAAGCTCCCCACCCGCAGCACGCGCTCCATGGACAGGCGCACGCTCAGATCCCCGACCGTGACCTCCACCCCCGCCGGCCCCTTGCCACTGGGCCCCACGGCATCGGGCATATCTGGCCCGGACTCCACCGGGGTGGGCGCGGCGCTGCCGGGATCGGCGGGGGTCACGGCGATCTCCACCCTGCGGTTGATGGCACTGCCCTGCTCGGCCTCATTGGGCACGCGCAGCGCCGTGGCGCCCTTGCCGGTGGCTGAGACCTTCCAGCCCGACAGGTCGGCAGACTCCTTCAGTCGCGCCTCCACCGCCTGGGCGCGCTGCTCCGCCAGGGCCTCGTGGGCCGAGGAGTCCACATGCCCGGTGATGGTCAGCTCACCGCCCGCGGGATAGCGCTTGAGCAGGGCCACCACGCGTGCGATCGCGGCATCGGCCCGCGGATCCAGGCTGACCGACTCCCCCGGGAAGGCCACTCCCCCGGTCAGTGTCACCGTGGTCGACTCCATCCCGGTGCTGGTGTCGGAGGCGTCGTCGTGGGCGATGGACAGCGCCCCGATCCCGAAGGGCCCCGGCTCGTCGACATCCAGGGAGGAGCGCGAGACCAGGGCCCCCGCCTCGAAGGGGGCCTGTGAGGCCCCGACCACCGGGATCCCCGTGATCACCCCCATGCTCGGCAGCTCCAGCTCCACGCTCGTGGCCCCCGTGGCGGCCGCGAAGATGGGGAAGACCTCCAGCGGCGCGTCCTTGCTCAGCTCGGTGGCGAAGTGCTTGTTCCCGGTCTCCAGCTGGGGGAAGGCCAGCCCCTGGGCCAGGCTGAGGGCGCGGATGGCCCGCATCGTGCCGGTGGCGTCCTTGGTGTCGAAGGCGCCGGCCAGGCTCACCGGCGTGGTGGACTGCGTGGAGAAGGCCAGGCGCACCACCATGTAGCTCCCCGAGATGATGGCAGGCCCGGCCTCCACCGTCACCGGCACGCCCAGGTAGCCGGTGGCCAGGCTCACCGCGCCCGGCGTGGCCGAGGCGGTGGCCTCCCCCGAGCCCCCCTCCGCCAAGGAGCAGGCGGACAGGCCCCCCAGCCCGGTTAGGGCTGAGGCGAGAAGGGCATGACGACGGGACACCAGCACAAGGGACCTCCTTGAGGGAACAGCGGCAGGGCCCCACCTTAGCGCCGCCGCCCTGCGCGCGGGGCGCGTGTCACCGGGTCGGTTGAGCCACAGCCCGCCGCGCCCGCCCCTACTGCTCCCAGGTGATGACCACGCGCCGGTTGGCGGCCTGGGCCTGCTCGTCGACGCTGCCGTCCTCGCGGGTCTCGGGCTGGGCCGGCTCGGTCTCGCCCTTGCCGCTGGCCGTCATGGTCACCGAGGAGGCCTTGGTGGTCAGGTAGTCGACCACGGCCTGGGCCCGCTGCTCGGAGAGGGTCTGGTTGTAGGCGTCGTCGGCCACTGAGTCGGTGTGCCCGACGACGGTGACCTCCTTGGGCGGCGTGGATCCCCAGCCCTTGGCGATGCTGTCCAGGACCTCCTTGGCCCGCGGTGTCAGGGTGGCCGAGTCGGTCTCGAAGGTGACATCCCCGGACAGGGTGGTGCGGGTCTTGTTCCCGTCGGTGTCCGTGGTCGCGGCGCCGTCGGCCTCGGAGGTGCGCAGGACCAGGCCGAGGACGGGCGCCACCATGTCCGCGACAGGGGTGGCGTCGGGGCGAGTGGCCTCCGGCGGGATCGCCGCGGTGTCCCGGCCCGGGGTCCGGACCGAGGCGCTGGGGCTCGAGGGGCTCGGGGGCGCTGAGGACTCCTCGGCCCGCGCCGTCGGCCCTCCGAGGGCGAGGCCCGCCGCGAGGCCTGCACCAAGGCCCGCCACCAGGCTCAGGCGCACGGCCGTGAGGGGGGCGCGCCACCGGCGCCGGGAGCCGGCCCGCATGGGCAGGGGCAGGCCTGCGCGGCGGGGCGATGATGCCGGGCCCGCAGGCATGGTCGGGGCGCTCATCGGGTCACCGGCACATTCTCGAAGGCCCCTGCCACCGGGATGGTCACCGTGACGGCGGAGGTCTCCTTGGGCAGCGCCGCGAAGGAGGCCTGGAACACCGTCGTGTGGCCGGCGTCGATGAAGATGCCGCTGGTCGAGGAGCACAGGCAGCCCCCGGCGTTGTCGTAGGCGACCCGGTAGATCTTCTTGTTGGCGGCGTCCAGCAGGGTGACGCCATCGGTGTTCTGGAGCGTGCCGCCGTCGCCCTGCGCCCCGTCGGAGTTCAGGGGGATGGTCGACTCGCCGTCGGAGAAGATGTCCGAGACCTGGAGGCCCAGGCCCGAGTCGGGGCCGTCATTGGTCACGGAGAACATGACGGTGGTGATGCCGCCGGAGACGCTCACCGAGTTCAGGGCGATGGTCACGGGCGTGTCCCCGGTGGAGGCGGTGCGGGTGGCGATCACCGGCAGCTCGGAGGTGACCTCCACAGGGGTCGGCTCTCCGGTGCCGGCCGCGGCATGGGTGTCCCCCAGGACGGTGGCCACGGACTCGGGCAGGGAGGCCTGCTCGGTGGCCGCATCCTCGGCCTTGTCCGAGCCTCCGGGAAGGCAGGCTGTCAGTGTCCCCAGGGCAAGGACCGCGACAGCCGTTGAGGCGAGTGCTTGCCGGGCGGTGCGAGACATGATGATCCTCCATCGTTGTGCAGGCCCTTGCGGCCTGGCTCATGGATTCACCTTAGAAACGCCTCGGCCACCGCGTAATGGGCAGGCATATACGGGGATCGAGCGTGTGGGACACGGTTTTCTCCCGGGGCCCGGGGGTCCTTCCCGGGTCCCCGGGCAGGCCCCGGGGACCCGAGCGCCCCGGCACGACGACGGCGCCGCCCGCGGTGGGCGGCGCCGTCGGTCAGGCGGTGCGGGCCTCAGGCCTTGGCCACGTCCAGCGGGATGCTGGGGCCCATGGTGGTGGACATGGCGGCCTTGAGGATGTAGCGGCCCTTGGAGGCCGAGGGCTTGAGGCGCAGGACCTCATCGAGGGCGGCCTGGAAGTTCTCCAGCAGCTGCTCCTCGGTGAAGCCGGCCTTGCCGATGATGAAGTGCAGGTTGGCAGCGCGGTCCACGCGGAACTCGATGCGGCCGCCCTTGATGTCGGTCACGGCCTTGGCCACATCCATGGTCACGGTGCCCGTCTTGGGGTTGGGCATGAGGCCGCGGGGGCCCAGGACGCGGCCCAGGCGCCCGACCTTGCCCATGAGGTCGGGGGTGGCCACGGCGGCGTCGAAGTCCGTGTAGCCGCCGGCGACCTTCGCGATGAGCTCGTCGCCGCCGACCTCGTCGGCCCCGGCGGCCAGCGCCTGCTCGGCGCGCTCCCCCTGGGCGAAGACGAGGACTCGGGCGGTCTTGCCGGTACCGTGCGGCAGGGACACGGTGCCACGCACCATCTGGTCGGCCTTGCGGGGGTCGACTCCCAGGCGGAAGGCGACGTCCACGGTGGAGTCGAATGAGGTGACGGTGGTGGTCTTGGCCAGACGGACGGCCTCGGCCGGGGTGTAGAGGATTCCGGACTGGATCTTCTCAGCGGCGGCGCGGTAGGCCTTTGAGCGCTTGGTCATCTGCTTCTCCTTGCAGTCGTGGTGTGCGGGCCGCGCGAGGCCCTGCCACGTGGTGTTCGTCTTGTCTGGGCCGGTGCGGGGCACCGGCGCGGCCATGGGGCCGGGGTCGCGCCGATCAAGCCTCGACGGTGATGCCCATGGAGTGGGCGGTGCCGGCGATGATCTTGGTGGCGGACTCGATGTCGTTGGCGTTGAGGTCGGGCATCTTGGTCTCGGCGATCTCGCGCACCTGGGCCTGGCTCAGGGAGCCGACCTTGGAGCTGTGCGGGGTGGGGGAGCCCTTGGAGATGCCCGCGGCCTTCTTGATCAGCTCGGCGGCCGGCGGGGTCTTGGTGATGAAGGTGAAGGAGCGGTCCTCGTAGACCGTGATCTCCACGGGGATGACGTTGCCGCGCTGCGACTCGGTGGCAGCGTTGTACGCCTTGCAGAACTCCATGATGTTGACGCCCTGCGCACCGAGCGCGGGGCCGATCGGCGGAGCGGGGTTGGCCTGGCCGGCCTGGATCTGGAGCTTGATCAGCCCGGCGACCTTCTTCTTGGGGGCCATAGGTGGGTCCTTCTTGTCCGGAGATGCTGCACGCCTGCCGTGCAGCGCGTGGGTGCATGCGCACGCACAAGCGCCCATCGTAGCCCCCGACGGGACTCCTCAGGGCGCCCGGTGCGCGGTATCACAAGGGCTGGCCTGTGATACTCGGCTCCCGCCCGCATCCCTGCGGATCGGGCGGGGCCGGCCTCAGATCTTGGCGACCTGGGTGAAGGAGAGCTCGGCCGGGGTGTCTCGGCCGAACAGGGAGATGAGCACCTGCAGCTTCTGGGTCTCGGGGTGGATCTCCGAGATGGTGGCGGGCAGGGACTCGAAGGGGCCGTCGGTGACGATGACGGACTCCCCCACCTCGAAGGCGACCTCGAAGACCTGACCCCCGGCCGTGATCTGGGTGCCCGAGCCCGACTCGGGGACGGCCTCGGCCTCGGCCTGCTTGACGGCGATCTCCTCGGGGGTGGGGCCGAGCTGGGAGACGGCCTCCTCGAAGGTCAGGGGCACCGGGTTGTAGCGGTCGCCCACGAAGCCGGTGACGGCGGGGGTGTCCTTGATGGTGCGCCACACGCGGTCGGAGGTCTCCGGGTCATCGAGGTCCATGCGCACGAACACATAGCCGGGGATGCGCACCCGGGAGACCTCTTTCTTCTTGTTGCCGTTCTTGATCTCGATCACCGTCTCCATGGGGACGGCCGCATCGAAGACGTAGTCCTCGACCTCGAAGTTCTCGGCGCGGGTCATGATGTCCGTGGCCACCCGGCGCTCGTAGCCGGAGTAGGTGTGCAGCACGTACCACTCGCCGGGCAGGGAGGACATGTGCTGGCGGAACTCCTCCAGGGGGTCCACCGCGGGCTCGGGCGCGCCGGCCTGCTCGCCCGGCGCGGGCTCCTCGATCTCCTCGATCTCAGCGGCGCCCGCCGGCGGCTCGACGACGGAGCCGTCATCCTCGGGGAGGGGCTGCGCGGAGATGTCCTCGGACACGATGTACCTGCTTTCCGTTGGCTTGCTGCGGGCGATGCTGGGCGGGGGTCAGGTGAAGATCCACATGACGGCGCGGTTGAAGGCGTAGTCCAGCACACCGGTGAACACCATGATGGCCAGGATGAAGAAGACCACCACGAGGAAGTAGGTCCACAGCTCGTTGCCGGTGGGCCACACGACCTTGCGCAGCTCGTCGATGACCTGGCGGATGAACAGGGCAATGCGCCCGAAGAAGCCGCGCTTCTTGTCAGCAGGGCTCGCGGCGCTCGCGCTCTCGCTCATGAATGATGATCCTCGGGTCATACGGCTCGGTCAGTGCCCGCGTCTGGGGCGAGAAGACGGAACCGACGGGATCCCCCGACAGATCCGCCGTTCTCAGCAGGGCAGGCGGGACTCGAACCCACAACCGCCGGTTTTGGAGACCGGTGCGCTACCAATTGCGCCACTGCCCTTCAGCGATGACCAAGTGTGCCACATGATCGCCACGGCACGGGACTC
This genomic interval carries:
- the rplA gene encoding 50S ribosomal protein L1, whose protein sequence is MTKRSKAYRAAAEKIQSGILYTPAEAVRLAKTTTVTSFDSTVDVAFRLGVDPRKADQMVRGTVSLPHGTGKTARVLVFAQGERAEQALAAGADEVGGDELIAKVAGGYTDFDAAVATPDLMGKVGRLGRVLGPRGLMPNPKTGTVTMDVAKAVTDIKGGRIEFRVDRAANLHFIIGKAGFTEEQLLENFQAALDEVLRLKPSASKGRYILKAAMSTTMGPSIPLDVAKA
- the nusG gene encoding transcription termination/antitermination protein NusG; protein product: MEEIEEPAPGEQAGAPEPAVDPLEEFRQHMSSLPGEWYVLHTYSGYERRVATDIMTRAENFEVEDYVFDAAVPMETVIEIKNGNKKKEVSRVRIPGYVFVRMDLDDPETSDRVWRTIKDTPAVTGFVGDRYNPVPLTFEEAVSQLGPTPEEIAVKQAEAEAVPESGSGTQITAGGQVFEVAFEVGESVIVTDGPFESLPATISEIHPETQKLQVLISLFGRDTPAELSFTQVAKI
- a CDS encoding OmpA family protein translates to MSAPTMPAGPASSPRRAGLPLPMRAGSRRRWRAPLTAVRLSLVAGLGAGLAAGLALGGPTARAEESSAPPSPSSPSASVRTPGRDTAAIPPEATRPDATPVADMVAPVLGLVLRTSEADGAATTDTDGNKTRTTLSGDVTFETDSATLTPRAKEVLDSIAKGWGSTPPKEVTVVGHTDSVADDAYNQTLSEQRAQAVVDYLTTKASSVTMTASGKGETEPAQPETREDGSVDEQAQAANRRVVITWEQ
- the rplK gene encoding 50S ribosomal protein L11, with the translated sequence MAPKKKVAGLIKLQIQAGQANPAPPIGPALGAQGVNIMEFCKAYNAATESQRGNVIPVEITVYEDRSFTFITKTPPAAELIKKAAGISKGSPTPHSSKVGSLSQAQVREIAETKMPDLNANDIESATKIIAGTAHSMGITVEA
- a CDS encoding prepilin peptidase, whose amino-acid sequence is MTDAALLLAIATACVLGAAGPLSGFARAYLGELVSRQGGMRIRRLGLLSPLTQGLLAGACCAITAWWGWRLDAIASTAVALPTVTILAVACSVDALSHRLPNRLLGWAALWLAGTILIRCAWALATGESWSQALRPAGTALGTACAGMAVMVVLCLLPTGMGLGDAKLIGVLGLWLGHASAWSLVTALMLGFVLGGLAALGLLALGRAGRKDSIAFGPYLAIGGLLSWALSLS
- a CDS encoding MIP/aquaporin family protein, which encodes MAPSLAQILVSEVFGTFLLILLGCGVVAGVVLPASKSKDSGWIVITLGWGLAVFVGVYAAYATGAHLNPAVTVGLAVAGRDLAEGVPASGGAIATYLAAQMLGAFLGATAVWLTYKKQFDQEAEPAAKLGVFSTGPTVRSYGWNLVTEAFATFVLVGWVLFSGKTPSQLGPLAVALVVVAIGLSLGGPTGYAINPARDLGPRIAHAVLPIPGKGGSDWGYSWVPVAGPLLGAVAAGLIVPNLAGLF
- a CDS encoding glycerol-3-phosphate dehydrogenase/oxidase — encoded protein: MPSPQTSTSTLSPGTRGTALNAPQRTSALEAMASDEGLDVLVVGGGVTGAGIALDAASRGLRTGIVEMGDWAAGTSSYSSKLVHGGLRYLYQLNFALVHEALTERGRLLTTTAPHLVKAQPFLWPLKHHYERSYSAVGVGMYDALALAGARGHKTVPIQQHLGKKGTSALAPALDVTDLAGAIRFYDARVDDSRLVIDLVRTAVGLGAHAANRTRVTGFLKNERGHVTGASVTDLATGRQLEIRATRTINATGVWTEETQDLATEAGGLKVLASKGIHIVVPRQAIDAETGIFLRTEKSVLFIIPWPDYWVIGTTDTPWDQDVAKPVATSADVDYVLDHANSVLTRPIGREDIIGVYAGLRPLLQPRLKPGAKAASTKVSREHTVTRLAPGLTAIAGGKLTTYRVMAVDAVDHALGESLARSHPSATADLPLVGAEGYHELAARAGDIARARDWTLARVTHLLDRYGSETPELLAAIDADPSLGEALGEAPEYLRVEVAWAVTHEGAESLEDVLTRRVRLDLSRRDRGLGAAEEICAIMAPLLGWDDAEIAAQRTAYAKRVADMAAAEAEATDAAAVAHVERPI
- the glpK gene encoding glycerol kinase GlpK — translated: MTDKKYVLSIDQGTTSSRAILFDHSGTIIAVDQKEHEQIFPRAGWVEHDPKEIWDNTRAVVAGVLSKAEINRHEIAAVGITNQRESAVVWDKTTGEPVYNVIVWQDTRTQAICDRLAGDEGPDKYKDRVGLGLATYFSGPKVTWILENVEGARERAEAGDLLMGTMDTWVLWNLTGGVSGGVHATDVTNASRTMLMNIDTLDWNEEICADMGIPMSMLPEIKPSAGEFGRGRKNGLLVDTPISGILGDQQAATFGQACFEVGQAKNTYGTGCFMLMNTGTTPVRSDNGLLTTVCYQIGDEPAVYALEGSIAVAGSLVQWLRDNLGIITDSKDIEALAASVDDNGGAYFVPAFSGLFAPHWRPDARGALVGLTRYVNKGHIARAVEESTAFQTREVLEAMNADSGQALTELKVDGGMTRDELLMQFQADQVGVPVVRPQVTETTALGAAYAAGIAVGFWSGTQDVIDNWAEGKRWQPAMDEAERDRLFRNWNKAVARTLDWVDDDVVE
- the secE gene encoding preprotein translocase subunit SecE — translated: MSESASAASPADKKRGFFGRIALFIRQVIDELRKVVWPTGNELWTYFLVVVFFILAIMVFTGVLDYAFNRAVMWIFT
- a CDS encoding OmpA family protein, which produces MLVSRRHALLASALTGLGGLSACSLAEGGSGEATASATPGAVSLATGYLGVPVTVEAGPAIISGSYMVVRLAFSTQSTTPVSLAGAFDTKDATGTMRAIRALSLAQGLAFPQLETGNKHFATELSKDAPLEVFPIFAAATGATSVELELPSMGVITGIPVVGASQAPFEAGALVSRSSLDVDEPGPFGIGALSIAHDDASDTSTGMESTTVTLTGGVAFPGESVSLDPRADAAIARVVALLKRYPAGGELTITGHVDSSAHEALAEQRAQAVEARLKESADLSGWKVSATGKGATALRVPNEAEQGSAINRRVEIAVTPADPGSAAPTPVESGPDMPDAVGPSGKGPAGVEVTVGDLSVRLSMERVLRVGSFLVGVLELSCPQRVDWQVGAFMLPPVWQTLRWRTLSQGVYNLTLIDGEQRHLTADYAAPTSGRWVLSNSAKPPLEPGEEPWRVPVIWRDTGQDTVILDLPGGDNAHGRALSARLTDIPVVDA